One stretch of Juglans microcarpa x Juglans regia isolate MS1-56 chromosome 3D, Jm3101_v1.0, whole genome shotgun sequence DNA includes these proteins:
- the LOC121253846 gene encoding uncharacterized protein LOC121253846: MKTAQTKPSPLSKYFLLSLLLCLPCFLLLYSLQPKRHQPIGDPPPENNIYGSGDLKIRPGYASYKSYIQRQLDKTLNPKLRELWKTRDWDRKILVFGGFFQDLKRKQLLSNDSKALCIGARVGQEVEALRRIGVSDSVGIDLVPCPPLVIGGDFHNQPFDNETFDFEFSNVFDHALYPHKFVGEIERTLKPGGVCVLHVALSRRSDKYSANDLYSVKPLVDMFKRSEVVHTRKVDGFGLDTEVVFRKKKVIPRPDHWPIFTAAFFLFVFWVFSHLYNS; this comes from the coding sequence ATGAAAACCGCACAGACAAAGCCATCGCCACTCAGCAAAtacttccttctctctcttcttctatgTCTTCCGTGTTTTCTGCTCTTATACTCTCTTCAACCCAAACGCCACCAGCCCATCGGTGACCCACCGCCGGAAAACAATATTTACGGTTCCGGAGACCTCAAAATCAGACCGGGATATGCCTCCTACAAGTCATACATACAGCGCCAGCTCGATAAGACCCTCAACCCTAAACTCAGAGAACTATGGAAAACCCGCGACTGGGATCGGAAAATCTTAGTCTTTGGCGGGTTCTTCCAGGATTTAAAGCGAAAGCAGCTTCTGTCCAACGATTCCAAAGCGCTCTGTATCGGGGCCCGAGTTGGACAGGAGGTTGAAGCCCTGAGGCGTATCGGCGTGTCGGACTCGGTGGGGATCGACTTGGTGCCGTGTCCTCCGCTGGTAATCGGAGGTGACTTTCACAACCAACCCTTCGACAACGAGACCTTCGACTTTGAGTTCTCCAACGTGTTCGATCACGCGTTGTATCCGCACAAGTTCGTTGGCGAGATCGAACGGACGTTGAAGCCCGGCGGGGTGTGCGTGTTGCACGTGGCGCTGTCTAGACGGTCGGATAAGTACTCGGCCAACGATCTCTACAGCGTGAAACCGTTGGTGGATATGTTCAAGAGGTCGGAGGTTGTTCACACTCGGAAAGTTGACGGCTTCGGATTGGACACCGAGGTTGTGTTCCGGAAAAAGAAGGTCATCCCTCGTCCTGATCATTGGCCGATTTTCACTGCtgcttttttccttttcgttttttgggttttttctcatttatataattcttga